A single region of the Nocardioides aquaticus genome encodes:
- a CDS encoding MBL fold metallo-hydrolase, protein MAGTVRVDHAVSSGTFSLDGETHQVDNNLWVVGDDTECVVIDAPHSVDDVMALVGDRAVKAIVLTHAHDDHCRVAPALRERVAAPIMLHPDERPLWELTHGGPDDADGYLWDLDLADGAVVEVAGTRLEVLHTPGHSPGAVCLHAPDLGCVFSGDTLFQGGPGATGRSYSDADVIVESIRTRLLALPDDTVVHTGHGPDTSIGAERAGVSHGDSTT, encoded by the coding sequence ATGGCCGGCACCGTCCGCGTCGACCACGCCGTGTCCAGCGGCACCTTCAGCCTCGACGGGGAGACCCACCAGGTCGACAACAACCTGTGGGTCGTCGGCGACGACACCGAGTGCGTCGTGATCGACGCCCCGCACTCCGTCGACGACGTGATGGCCCTGGTCGGCGACCGTGCGGTCAAGGCGATCGTGCTCACCCACGCCCACGACGACCACTGCCGGGTCGCCCCCGCGCTGCGGGAGCGGGTCGCCGCACCGATCATGCTGCACCCCGACGAGCGGCCCCTGTGGGAGCTGACGCACGGTGGTCCGGACGACGCCGACGGCTACCTCTGGGACCTCGACCTGGCCGACGGCGCCGTCGTCGAGGTCGCCGGCACCCGCCTCGAGGTGCTGCACACGCCGGGCCACTCGCCCGGTGCGGTCTGCCTCCACGCTCCCGACCTCGGCTGCGTCTTCAGCGGTGACACGCTCTTCCAGGGTGGTCCGGGCGCGACCGGACGCTCCTACAGTGACGCGGACGTCATCGTGGAGTCGATCCGGACCCGTCTGCTCGCCCTCCCCGACGACACCGTGGTCCACACCGGCCACGGCCCCGACACGTCGATCGGGGCGGAGCGAGCAGGAGTCAGTCATGGGGACAGCACCACCTGA